In Candidatus Kryptoniota bacterium, the sequence CTAAACCCTCGGCACAGTCTCCGCATCTAATCTTCGCGTGAAGGACCAAAGGCTCTGGTGTGTGAGCGTTGTACAACGAAACCGGAACTTTGAAATCTTGAATTTAGTTGGAAACATTGATATGTTCCCTCAGAAAGAGGCATCTGCCGCAATGAAAAAACTCTTCTTCCTCGCATTTCTTCTCCTTTCCGGCGTCGCCCTCGGGCAGACAGACGAATTCGGACAGAACAAGGTTCAGTATCGCAATTTCGACTGGTACTTTATTCAATCGAAGCATTTCGATATTTACTTTTACCCAAGCGAATACTACCTGGCTGAATTTACCGCGAACGCGGCCGAGGCGGCATATTCATCCATCAGCGCGCATTTTCATTATGACATCACGAACAGGGTGCCGATAGTCGTCTACGATTCGCACAATGATTGGCAGCAGACCAACGTTGTGTCTGAGTATCTCGATGAGGGAGTCGGCGGCGTGACCGAGATGTTTAAAAACCGCGTGGTTGTCCCGTTCGAGGGCAATTACCAGTTGTTCAGGCACGTCATTCACCACGAGCTGGTCCATGCGGTCGTCAACGATATGTTTTACGGCGGGTCGGTCCAGTCGATGATTGCGAATAACATCACTCTCCAGCTTCCGATGTGGTTCAACGAGGGACTTGCCGAATACGAATCTCTAGGCTGGGATATAAATTCAGACATGTTCATGCTTGACGCGACGGTAAACGAGTACCTTGTTCCGATCGACGAACTGTACGGATATTTCGCGTATCGAGGCGGACAATCTGTTTGGTACTACATCGCGAGCAAATATGGCGACGAGAAGATCGCCGAAATCCTGAGCCGCATCAGGACTACCCGAAGCGTCGAACAGGGCTTCAAGAGCGCACTCGGAATATCGATAAAAGAACTTTCGAAACGGTGGGACTACGAGGAGAAAGTCCTATACTGGCCCGAAGTCGCTCAGAGGAAGAGACCGGAGGATATTGCCAAAAGGCTCACCGACCACAAAGACATGGGCGATTTCTACAACACGAGTCCAGCTATCTCTCCCCAGGGAGACAAGATCGCGTTCATTTCGGACCGCGACCTGTACATGAGCATTTATCTTATGAACGCGACGGATGGAAAGATCATCAAAACATTGGTCGGGGGACAGGCATCAAAGAGTTTCGAGGAACTTCATCTGCTTACTCCGGGTATCACCTGGTCGCCCGATGGAAAGAAGATCGCGATCGCGGTAAAGAGCGGCGACCACGACGCAATATATCTCATCGATGTTCAATCCGGCCAGGAAGATGAGCTGCATTTTGACCAGCTGGACGGACTTTTCTCCGTTTCCTGGTCGCCTGACGGCAGCAGAATCGCTTTCGTTGGCGACAAAGCCGACCAGTCGGACATCTTTATTTACGACCTCCACAATAAAGTCCTGGAGAACATGACGGACGACATATTCAGCGATTCCGATCCATCATGGTCGCCGGACGGGAACAAGATTTACTTTGTCAGCGACCGGGGCGATTACCTTTCGAAAGGTGATATTCCAAAGAACTTCAAGATATGGAACTACGACTTCCAGCAGGCTCATATCTATTCGCTCGACGTGGCCACCAAGCGCATCGAACGCGTCACAAAAACCGGAATGGGTGAGGAGACTTATCCCGTCGCGGCACCTGACGGAAAGCATCTTTACTATGTCTCCGACAGAACCGGCATTGCTAATCTGTACTGCATGGATCTGGCTACCGGAGAAAGCAGTCCCGTAACGAACTCCATAAGCGGCATCTACCAATTCTCAATTTCGAAGGACGGTTCCAAGCTGGCTTTTTCATCTCTGCAAAACGGCGGGTTCGACATTTTCCTGATGAGATCGCCCGGCGATCATCTTCTGAAAGCCGATCAGGTCACGCCAACCGTGTACATCAAGCAAAAGGAGGACGAGCTTGCCGCTGAAAGGAAAGCAAGTGAGTCAGGCGCGAAGACTGCGGCCGTGCCGTCACAACCAGTGGACACTACACAAGTGAAGGACCTTTACGGGAAAGAAGTCCAGGTCGATCTCAGCAACTACGTGTTCAACAGGAGTACGAGCAGCGACAGTCTGTTCGCAACGCCGAACTTCAACGACAACTTCAACATAAAGAACAATATAGACAGCGCCGGCAATTATCTCGCCCAGAAATACAAAGTCAATTTCACGCCGGACATAATCTACGGCAATGCCGGTTACAACACTTTCTTCGGCGTACAGGGAAGTACCGTGATGGCGTTCAGCGACATGCTTGGAAACCACCAGCTCTATCTCCTGGCGGATCTTCTGGTCGATCTCAAGAACAGCGATTACGCAATCGAGTACGACAACCTGGCCTCAAGAATAAATTACTCGCTCTTGGGTCAGCACGTGGCCCGGTTCCTCTATCTCACATCTTCGATAACTGGAAACTACGACATCTACAGGTTCCAGAGCTACGGTATTTCCATGAGCACCGCTTATCCGCTCGACAAGTTTAACAGGTTCGAAGGATCTCTTTCGTGGGTGAACCTAACGCGCGAGAATCTCGACGAAACAGACGAGCCGACACAGGACAGGTCGTTGTTCGTTCCGTCAGTAAGGTACGTGCATGACAATTCTTTCTTCGGATACATTGCGCCAATCAACGGTTCGAGATACTACATATCGCTGTACGGCACTCCGAAATTGAATGACCAGGGAATAAGTTTCGTGACGGGGATAGTGGACTATCGCGACTACGTGAAACTCTTCAGCACATTTTACACTTTCGTATGGAGAGTGTTCGCGGGAACTTCAACCGGAGCAAATCCACAGACATTCTTCATCGGCGGAACTGAAAACTGGATCAACGCAAGATTTGACGGCGACTTCATACCGATAAAAAATGCGGAAGACCTTCAATTCCTGACTCCGGTCGTGCCGATGCGCGGGTTCGACTATAACGCGAAATTCGGGAACACGTTTGCCCTCATAAATATGGAATTCAGATTTCCGATGTTCGGATTCCTTTCGGCAGGACCGATCCCGCTATTCGAGAATTTATTCGGAAATACATTCCTCGATGTCGGCTCGGCATGGGGTTGGAACCCTTATCCGGGATACGCTCAGAATGTTCCCGCCGTGTATCAGAAATTCCAGGC encodes:
- a CDS encoding biopolymer transporter Tol — translated: MKKLFFLAFLLLSGVALGQTDEFGQNKVQYRNFDWYFIQSKHFDIYFYPSEYYLAEFTANAAEAAYSSISAHFHYDITNRVPIVVYDSHNDWQQTNVVSEYLDEGVGGVTEMFKNRVVVPFEGNYQLFRHVIHHELVHAVVNDMFYGGSVQSMIANNITLQLPMWFNEGLAEYESLGWDINSDMFMLDATVNEYLVPIDELYGYFAYRGGQSVWYYIASKYGDEKIAEILSRIRTTRSVEQGFKSALGISIKELSKRWDYEEKVLYWPEVAQRKRPEDIAKRLTDHKDMGDFYNTSPAISPQGDKIAFISDRDLYMSIYLMNATDGKIIKTLVGGQASKSFEELHLLTPGITWSPDGKKIAIAVKSGDHDAIYLIDVQSGQEDELHFDQLDGLFSVSWSPDGSRIAFVGDKADQSDIFIYDLHNKVLENMTDDIFSDSDPSWSPDGNKIYFVSDRGDYLSKGDIPKNFKIWNYDFQQAHIYSLDVATKRIERVTKTGMGEETYPVAAPDGKHLYYVSDRTGIANLYCMDLATGESSPVTNSISGIYQFSISKDGSKLAFSSLQNGGFDIFLMRSPGDHLLKADQVTPTVYIKQKEDELAAERKASESGAKTAAVPSQPVDTTQVKDLYGKEVQVDLSNYVFNRSTSSDSLFATPNFNDNFNIKNNIDSAGNYLAQKYKVNFTPDIIYGNAGYNTFFGVQGSTVMAFSDMLGNHQLYLLADLLVDLKNSDYAIEYDNLASRINYSLLGQHVARFLYLTSSITGNYDIYRFQSYGISMSTAYPLDKFNRFEGSLSWVNLTRENLDETDEPTQDRSLFVPSVRYVHDNSFFGYIAPINGSRYYISLYGTPKLNDQGISFVTGIVDYRDYVKLFSTFYTFVWRVFAGTSTGANPQTFFIGGTENWINARFDGDFIPIKNAEDLQFLTPVVPMRGFDYNAKFGNTFALINMEFRFPMFGFLSAGPIPLFENLFGNTFLDVGSAWGWNPYPGYAQNVPAVYQKFQAFDHNSNGSLETRDLLVGTGFGARMIILYFLVRLDIGWSFNLQDFSPPHYYFSLGYDF